A window from Desulfurispora thermophila DSM 16022 encodes these proteins:
- a CDS encoding MFS transporter: MTNQLKSVRRDFTLLLLASICTGIYGGLYDPIFNNFLSDTYQIGEALRGALEFPRELPGFLTVFISGLLIALPDTRIAFLALLALAASLFGFGLWAPGLGVAVFWMLTWSVGAHLYMAVYNSIGMNLAEPGQTGQRMGLLGSANTTASLLGYLLIWWGFKYAGMTYQASFLLAGSAVLAAAVCLLLMRPLRPAKPRRAFVYRREYRLYYLLSVLFGARKQIFLTFGPWVLIKLFHQPAATFAVLGLVGTVLGIFFRYALGIAIDRLGERKIIFWESVLLVVICLSYGFARFIFPAGTALQVIYACFIADQLLFACLLARSTYLHKILQKPEDLTPTLAMGVSVDHAVSMSVPVLGGLLWEAAGFQYVFLVAALIAMVNCAVALYIPAHAPIKQAAARAAN, encoded by the coding sequence TTGACCAATCAGCTAAAATCAGTGCGGCGCGACTTCACCCTGCTATTGCTGGCCAGTATCTGCACGGGTATTTACGGCGGCCTGTACGACCCTATCTTTAACAACTTTCTATCAGACACCTATCAGATAGGCGAGGCATTGCGCGGCGCCCTGGAATTTCCCCGCGAATTGCCCGGCTTTTTAACCGTCTTTATCTCCGGCCTGCTGATCGCCCTGCCCGACACGCGCATCGCTTTTCTAGCTCTGCTGGCCCTGGCCGCCAGCCTGTTCGGCTTTGGCCTGTGGGCACCCGGGCTGGGAGTAGCAGTATTCTGGATGCTCACCTGGAGTGTGGGCGCCCACCTCTATATGGCCGTGTACAACAGCATCGGCATGAACCTTGCTGAACCGGGCCAGACCGGCCAGCGCATGGGCCTGCTGGGCAGCGCCAACACGACCGCCTCACTGCTGGGCTACCTGCTGATCTGGTGGGGTTTCAAATACGCCGGAATGACCTACCAGGCCTCCTTTTTGCTGGCCGGCAGCGCAGTGCTGGCCGCGGCAGTTTGTCTTTTGCTGATGCGCCCGCTGCGACCGGCCAAACCGCGCCGCGCCTTTGTCTACCGCCGGGAATACCGGCTTTACTATTTGCTCAGCGTGCTCTTCGGCGCCCGCAAACAGATTTTCCTCACCTTCGGCCCCTGGGTGCTGATCAAACTTTTTCACCAGCCAGCGGCCACCTTTGCCGTGCTTGGTCTGGTGGGCACCGTGCTGGGCATCTTTTTTCGCTACGCCCTGGGCATCGCCATCGACCGGCTGGGCGAGCGCAAAATCATTTTCTGGGAATCGGTGCTGCTGGTGGTCATCTGCCTGAGCTACGGCTTTGCCCGGTTCATTTTTCCCGCCGGCACGGCGCTGCAGGTGATCTACGCCTGTTTTATCGCCGACCAGTTACTCTTTGCCTGTCTGCTGGCACGCTCCACTTACCTGCACAAGATTTTACAGAAACCGGAGGATTTAACACCCACACTGGCCATGGGAGTCTCCGTGGATCATGCCGTTTCCATGTCGGTGCCCGTACTGGGAGGCCTGCTCTGGGAAGCGGCCGGTTTCCAGTATGTATTTCTGGTCGCCGCTCTCATCGCCATGGTTAATTGCGCCGTAGCGCTATACATTCCAGCCCATGCCCCAATTAAACAGGCGGCAGCCAGGGCTGCGAACTAA